One window from the genome of Candidatus Didemnitutus sp. encodes:
- a CDS encoding DUF4442 domain-containing protein — MKPTDLAFSQALGLVAAPAGAEHLLELPFGAFVQNHVGTTHAAAQFALAEAASAACLQRDFPALDGKVFAVVRGVQLKYRKAGTGDLLAFARPDDLTRANLVRDLETKTRTAATVLVELKDRAGNVTFSGSFDWFIARGETAP, encoded by the coding sequence GTGAAACCCACCGACCTCGCGTTCAGCCAAGCGCTCGGCCTCGTCGCCGCGCCCGCCGGCGCGGAGCATTTGCTCGAACTGCCGTTCGGCGCGTTCGTGCAGAATCACGTCGGCACGACGCACGCCGCCGCACAGTTCGCCCTCGCCGAGGCCGCCAGCGCCGCCTGTCTCCAACGCGACTTCCCCGCGCTCGATGGGAAGGTCTTCGCCGTCGTGCGCGGCGTGCAGCTCAAATACCGCAAGGCCGGCACCGGCGACCTGCTCGCCTTCGCCCGGCCCGACGACCTCACCCGCGCCAATCTCGTCCGCGATCTCGAGACCAAGACGCGCACCGCCGCGACCGTGCTCGTCGAACTGAAGGACCGCGCCGGCAACGTGACCTTCTCCGGCAGTTTCGATTGGTTCATCGCCCGCGGCGAGACCGCTCCGTGA
- the glgB gene encoding 1,4-alpha-glucan branching protein GlgB produces MIIPQSELDAFLQNRQSNPHGWLGMHPVTVGRRKGVVARAFVRGAVKCEVVDLDAAGAPPLAMELLAPEGFFELFIPKRKAVFRHQLRYQTSWGDIHQVYNAYSFLPTLSEQDLYLFNEGNEHRIYEKLGAHLRKLGDVPGVAFAVWAPSASRVSVVGNFNGWDARYHPMRPLGASGVWELFVPGLNEGELYKFAVWDRHGHQRLKTDPYGTYFESPPNNAAIVRNVQHHTWGDDAWMAKRAEQAGKVDQPMSVYEVHLGSWRRVTEDGGRPLNYREIAPLLADYVVKLGFTHVEVMPVAEHPYTGSWGYQVSGYFAPTHRFGTPEDFQFFVDHLHQRGIGVIVDWVPAHFPRDSFALAQFDGSHLYEHEDPRLGAHMDWGTLIFNYGRHEVRCFLIASALSWLDRYHIDGLRVDAVASMLYLDYSRKAGEWIPNKYGGRENLEAIAFLRQVNDLVHQYYPGAVTIAEESTAFPMVSRPTKDGGLGFDYKWNMGLMHDTLAYFQKDPVYRKWAHNKLTFGMVYQYSENFITVYSHDEVVHLKASMLGKMGAGSDRDKAANLRALYGFVWTYPGKKLLFMGAEFGQWHEWNHDGSLDWHLLDTPLHAGIQSVVRDLNRLYAGDPVFSANDFNPSSFRWVNANDGENSVLSFLRVAPDEKTFYLVIGNFTPVERANYRVGVPQPGQWTEVFNTNAEIYGGNGVGNFGSRLAAPEPRDGQAQSLTLTLPGLSTLVYKWTAS; encoded by the coding sequence GTGATTATCCCTCAGTCGGAACTCGACGCTTTCCTCCAGAACCGCCAGTCGAACCCGCATGGTTGGCTGGGCATGCACCCGGTGACGGTGGGGCGGCGCAAAGGCGTGGTGGCGCGCGCATTCGTGCGCGGCGCGGTGAAGTGCGAGGTCGTGGATCTCGATGCCGCGGGCGCGCCGCCGCTGGCGATGGAGTTGCTCGCGCCGGAGGGTTTTTTCGAGCTGTTCATCCCGAAGCGCAAAGCAGTCTTCCGCCATCAGCTGCGCTACCAGACTTCGTGGGGCGACATCCACCAAGTCTACAACGCCTACTCGTTTCTCCCGACGCTGAGCGAGCAGGACCTGTATCTTTTCAACGAGGGCAACGAGCACCGCATCTACGAGAAGCTCGGGGCGCACCTGCGCAAACTCGGCGACGTGCCCGGCGTGGCGTTCGCGGTGTGGGCGCCGAGCGCGTCGCGTGTGTCGGTCGTGGGCAACTTCAATGGCTGGGATGCGCGCTATCATCCGATGCGGCCGCTCGGTGCGTCGGGCGTGTGGGAACTGTTCGTGCCGGGCTTGAACGAGGGTGAGCTCTACAAGTTCGCCGTGTGGGACCGGCACGGGCACCAGCGGCTCAAGACCGATCCCTACGGCACGTATTTCGAGTCGCCGCCGAACAACGCCGCAATCGTGCGCAACGTGCAGCACCACACCTGGGGCGACGATGCTTGGATGGCCAAGCGGGCCGAGCAGGCCGGCAAGGTCGACCAACCGATGTCGGTCTACGAGGTGCACCTCGGCTCGTGGCGCCGCGTGACGGAGGATGGCGGGCGGCCGCTGAACTATCGCGAGATCGCGCCGCTGCTGGCGGACTACGTCGTGAAGCTGGGTTTCACGCACGTCGAGGTCATGCCGGTCGCGGAGCATCCTTACACGGGATCGTGGGGCTACCAGGTGTCGGGCTATTTTGCGCCGACGCACCGCTTCGGCACGCCGGAGGATTTTCAATTCTTCGTCGATCACCTGCACCAGCGCGGCATCGGCGTGATCGTCGATTGGGTGCCGGCGCATTTCCCGCGCGACAGCTTCGCGCTCGCGCAATTCGACGGTTCGCACCTCTACGAACACGAGGACCCGCGGCTCGGCGCGCACATGGATTGGGGCACGCTGATCTTCAACTACGGGCGCCACGAGGTGCGGTGCTTTCTCATCGCCAGCGCGCTGTCGTGGCTCGATCGCTATCACATCGACGGCCTGCGCGTCGACGCGGTGGCGTCGATGCTCTACCTCGATTACTCGCGCAAGGCCGGCGAATGGATTCCGAACAAATACGGTGGTCGCGAGAACCTCGAGGCGATCGCGTTCCTCCGTCAGGTGAACGATCTCGTGCACCAGTATTATCCGGGCGCGGTCACGATCGCGGAGGAATCGACGGCGTTCCCGATGGTGAGCCGGCCGACGAAGGACGGCGGCCTCGGCTTCGACTACAAGTGGAACATGGGCCTGATGCACGACACGCTGGCCTATTTTCAGAAAGACCCGGTCTACCGGAAGTGGGCGCACAACAAGCTCACGTTCGGCATGGTCTACCAATACTCGGAGAACTTCATCACGGTCTACTCGCACGACGAGGTCGTGCACTTGAAGGCGTCGATGCTCGGCAAAATGGGCGCCGGCTCCGACCGGGACAAGGCCGCGAACTTGCGCGCACTCTACGGCTTCGTGTGGACGTATCCGGGCAAGAAACTGCTCTTCATGGGCGCGGAGTTCGGTCAGTGGCACGAGTGGAATCACGACGGCTCGCTCGACTGGCACCTGCTCGATACGCCGCTGCATGCCGGTATCCAGTCGGTCGTGCGGGATCTGAACCGTCTTTACGCGGGGGATCCGGTCTTCTCGGCGAACGACTTCAACCCGTCCTCCTTCCGCTGGGTCAACGCCAACGACGGCGAGAATTCCGTCCTCAGCTTCCTGCGTGTCGCGCCCGACGAGAAGACGTTCTACCTCGTGATCGGCAATTTCACGCCGGTGGAGCGGGCGAACTATCGCGTGGGCGTGCCGCAACCCGGCCAATGGACCGAAGTGTTCAACACGAACGCAGAAATCTACGGCGGCAACGGCGTGGGCAATTTCGGCAGCCGGCTCGCTGCGCCGGAGCCGCGCGACGGCCAGGCGCAATCGCTGACGCTCACGCTGCCGGGGCTGAGCACGCTGGTCTACAAGTGGACGGCATCCTGA